The Alkalihalophilus pseudofirmus nucleotide sequence AGTCGCTCCTCCTGGGCCTCCACCAGTCATAATGTAGAAAATATCAAAGGCCTTGAGTGATCCAACTATGGCTAGTATGGAAGAAGTAACAAATGTTGGAATTAGAGCTGGCAATGTCACATAAAAAAACTTTTGTAATTCATTTGCCCCATCTATACTTGCTGCTTCATACAATTCATCAGGAATTCCTACCATTGCAGCCTTAAAGAGAATCATATAAAAAGGAGAGAACTGCCAAATAACGACGATTAAAATTGCGATCATTGCGGTATTTTTATCAGCTAACCATGGTATTGCATTGAAACCAAACAATTGAACAATTTGATTAACTGGGCCATTGATTGGGTCATACATGAATATCCATAATAAGCCAATTGCCACCGTTGACATTAAGTAAGGTAAAAAGAAAATGACATTCAAAAACTTCTTCCCCATAATTGGGCTAAAAAGAACCAATGCCATAATTAATCCAAGCGGGATTTGAACAAAGACTGACACTAGTACTAGCAGCATGTTATTCTGTAGTGCTTGCCAAAAAGTAGAATCAGAGAATAAGGTAAAATAATTTTCAAGGCCTATAAAAGTCTTCTGTGCTTGAACGCCGTTCCAGTTATACATACTGTAGTTAAACGTAGCTATAATGGGGTATAGAATAAAAATCGAATAAACTAAAAGTGCTGGCAAAACAAACAGAAGAATCGTTTTTCCTTTTTTCCGTTTATTCTTCTTTTGCTCTGGACTAATCATAATGACATCGGTATCAACAGCCGTCTTCATATCGTTCCCTCCCTTATACATGTAGAGGAGGAGCGTGAGCGGCTGCCCCTCCCTATTCATGTTGTTTTAATCTAATGTTTCTTTAGCTTTCTGTTCCATAAGGTCTGCTGCTTCTTGTGGTGTCATTGTTTTACCAAATAACTCTTGCGTAGTATCTTTATGAAGCTCAGCAAGAACTGGAGGGAGAGTCTGATCATATGGCATATGAATATCATTTGCTTCTACTGCCATTTCAGCAAATTGTTGAACAAAAACATCGTCTGTTGGAACGTCTATAAGCGCAGATAAACTTCCAGTACGATTGACATAATCTTCTGCTGTCTCGAGTGTCGTTAATTCTTTCATTAACTCAATGGCCAACTCAGGGTGTTCTGTTCCTGAATAAGCAGACCAAACTGGACTTGTTGCTCCACCAACATTTGATGGATCACCTTCTCCATCAGGTAGAGTTGGGAATGGGAACATACCTAGCTTCTCTTCAAATTCAGGAGCTTCTGAACGGACATTAACGACAAGAGTGTTCGTCATAAGCATCATTGCTGATTGACCTGAATACAATAATTGTCTGCCTTGACCAGCATCATAAGGAACGCCGTTAAAGCCTGGGTTAAAGGCATTACGGTCAACGAGCTCTTGAATGTATTCCCCAGCCCTTACGTAGTTAGCATCATCAAATCCCTTACCGTCTCTATTAAAAGCACTTTGGAATAATTCCTCACTGCCCAAGCGATCAGCAAAGTACATTAAATAATAAGCACCAGGCCATTTTGTCTGATTCGTTAATGTAATAGGGATTACATCATTTTCATCCAATTCGTCAATTATGGCTAGTAACTCATCATACGTTTCTGGCTCTTCTAAGCCATGCGTTTCAAAGATTTCCTTGTTATAGAAGAAAAGTGTTTGGCTGAGTCCTAAAGGGAGCCCATATACTTTCTCGTCAAATGTTGTATTGTTTAGTGCCATTTCTAAAAAATGATCAAAATCAATATCTTCATTTGTTAGGTCCAACACCTGCCCGGCATCAGCAAACTCCTTCAGCCATCCGCCACCCCAAGAAGTAAATACATCAGGGGGATTCCCACCTGACATCGCTACTACCATCCGCTGCTTATAATCATCATTTGGAATTCGAAGCATGTTTACTTCAACGCCTGGATTTTTTTCCTCAAAACGCTCTATAGCATCTTGATACACTGCCTCTTTTTCTCCACTATCAATTTGCCAAAAGTCTAAAACGATTGTATCTCCAGTACTAGTTGCCTCATTAGAATTACCATCAGCTTCAGAAGAAGTTTCTTGATTTCCTCCGCCACATGCCGTAACAAAAAGAGAAAGAATTAGCGCGAATAGCATGACAGACCATTTTTTTCTCATTTAAATGTCCCCTTTGACTTTTTTGTAATCCCTCGCATAAACCTAGCAGAGTTCCCAATAATAGAGTTAAGGCAATGTAACCGGTTACATTTATCTATAAAAGATGATGACTTTTTAAGTAATCCATACTTATTTTTACACTTTCAAAAGGACTTTTCTTCGTCTGATCCTGCTCCACAACAAACCAATCAACACCAGCCTGCTTGCCTTCTTCAATCGCACCAAGGACATCAACCACACCTGTACCTAATTCAGCAAAAAATTGTTCAGAGTCGTTTGTCATATCTTTTAGGTGTAGCAGCGGTACTCTTCCTTTATAGTGATTGATCCACTCTAATGGATTTTCACCAGCCTTGGTAAGCCAGTAGATATCAAGCTCCGCATTCACCCATTTTGGATCTGTCTCATCTAATAGAATACGTAAGGGCTGCCTTCCGTCGAGATCTTCTAATTCAAATGCGTGATTGTGATAACTAAACTGAATCCCGTTATCTGAACATACTTTTCCAATTTCGTTCAACCTTTGAGCGAATTGACTATACTCACTAACTCCCCCGCGACGGTCTTCTGGTAAGATAGGGCAAGTAATATATCTACTATTAATTTCTTTTTGATATTGAATGACATCTTCTAATTCATTCTCTAGCATGTGCAGGGGCACGTGACTCCCTGCAGCTTGCAGGCTAAGTTCATCAAGAATCCCTTTCAACTCTCTTGCTTCAAGTCCACCCCAATGCCCGGCAAACTCAACACCGTCATACCCTAACTCAGATACTTTTCTTAATGTACCAACAAAGTCTTCATTGCAGGAATCTCTTAAAGTGAATAATTGAATGGCAACTTTCATTATTAAATCCTCCCCCAATTTTATTAAGTCATGTGAACAAAGCAATTATCCTTCCTCATCACCCCCTTCAAAGAGATCTATTTACTTTTTTACACGAATCCCTAATGACTAAATGGCTGTTTAGGACTACATGCATTTGGTCCAATGGTTTATCTTTTATTATGGTTAATAACATCTTCGCAGCATGAGTTCCAATTTCAATGGTTGGCTGTTCGATAGTAGTAAGAGATGGTGTAACATATTTCGCGACTTCAATATCATCGAAGCCAATGATTGACATATCCTCAGGAATTTGAAAGCCATGTTCCTTCAATGCTTTTATTGCTCCAATAGCCATATTATCTGAAACCGCAAAGATGGCAGTTGGTAATTGCTTTTCCAAAAGAAGTTGATTTGCTAATTGATACCCTGACTCTAACGACCAATCACCGCTAAATATCAAGCTTTCATCTATTTCTAAGCCGTTTTGAATAAGTCCATTTTTATAGCCTTTTAATCTCCTTCTTGCTCCCAATACATCAGGTATACCACCAAAATAGGCAATTCGTTTGTGACCTAAGTTTGCTAAGTAATTGACTGCTTTTTCAGCTGCCAAAAAATTATCAATGCTGACGGATGGAGCAGTGGAGATATTTTCACTCATATGATCAGTCGCTAGAACAATTGGAAGGTCTTTAAGCTTTTTATTAAATTCCTCCTCAGTCATTACAGCTGATAATAAGATCGCTCCTTCGACAGTTCGGTTCCTAATTAATTCAATAACAGATGGATCTACTCCGTTGTAGGTCTCAACAAGGATGACTTGATATCCTTCTGTTTTTAAGACTTCTTGAATCCCTCTGTAAATACTTGAAAATACAGCATTTGATAAATTCGGTATGACAACCACAATCATTTTCGATTGCATTTTACTAAGGTTTCTGGCCAATGTATTTGGTACATAATTTAACTCTTCGACCGCTTTTAAGACTTTTTCTTTTGTCTTTTGTGTTACGTTGCTATCTCCTTTTAATACCCGTGAAACAGTAGCAACAGAAACGCCCGAATATTTTGCTACATCTCTCATTTTCATTTCATTTCACCTTCTATTTATGTAACCGGTTACATTTATTTTAGTTAAGAGGAACTGAATTGTCAATAAATTCTTAATTTTTATTTAATTTAAGTTGGCATAGCTTGTGCCAACACTCTTTTTAAAGCGATGCTTGATTAAGCATCGCTTGTGATGTAGTCTATTTCATTACATAACCTTCAGGTTTCACTTGAATAACACTTTATCTACATTGTACTTCGCCTTGAGTTCATTAATAATAAATGTCTCATAGATTTCTCTATGAACAGGATCTTCAATAGTGCAAACATCAATTTTAGCAACTTTATCTCTATGCATTTTGATTGGCGATACCGTATCCTCAAAATGTTTTTTGATTCGTTGTCTTAACTTCCTTGCTTTACCTACGAACAATAACTCTTTCTTGTCATTATAAAACATAAAAATACCACCCTTATCTCTAGGGATTAGGTGAAAATCAGTAAATCCATAGATATTACTAAGCTCTGGATTATCTTGTTTGGTAATCGTCACATTCGGTGTTGGAATGGTTATATTAATCACGAAAGTTCACTTCCTTTTTAAATATTGCTATAAATGCTTTTCAACTATTTTCTGAGAGTATTTTATATAAATTGAAATAACCATTAGGTATTCTAAGCATTGTGTGGTATGCTTCATCTAACCATTTTACCACTTGTAGCATGTATGCCCCGAGGCTGACTAAACGTAAAATGCCAGCACCTTCCTTCTAAAGGTGAGGCATTTAGTAGTCAGCCTTTTTTGTATGGTTTATTCCGCTAAAAAAAGGACTCTAATCTAGAGTCCTTTCTTTATTATGCTTTGTTTACATTAACAGCTTGAAGTCCACGTTGACCTTGCTCTGTTTCAAATGTAACTTTTTGGCCTTCATCTAAAGATTTAAATCCTTCGCCTTGGATAGCTGAGAAATGTACGAATACATCATCTCCACCTTCAATTTCGATGAAACCGAATCCTTTTTCTGCGTTGAACCATTTTACTGTACCTTGTTCCATGTGTGTTTCCTCCTGCGGTGGACTAATTCCACCATTTATTACTATAGATGTTCAGTTATCAAAGGCGAAAAGCTTAACCACTTATTCATTCCTAAAATCGAACAAAAATAATTCTCCTTAAGAGTAACAGATAAAATTCCATAACGCAAATTGAATTTAAGTTGACTCAATAATCTTTCCAGAAAGTTAATCGTTATCATACACCTTTGTAACTGATATTAAGAGACCAGTAATAATAAAGCTATATATCCAATTGCTCCTAAGGAAAACGCCAATGTACTGCTTTCTCGATCTTCAGGTAGTTCCTCTTTTAGAACATTTAATATGATGGCACCTGATAGAAAGGCAAAAAATAAGGCTAACACTGATTCGGGGATTTCTGTTAAGACACCGATTGCCCATCCCAACAATACAGCTAAAGCTAGCAGCCATCGACCAACACGATTATAGATATCCTTATGATGAGTACGTAAGCCATAATCAACAACAATAAAATGCAGGGCCATAGCTATAACATATAAAATTAAACTTAACAGCCCTTCTGAATCTCTATGAATGAGTAAATATCCAATAAGTCCGTTATAAAAGGCAAAGGAACTAATATGCAGCCAAAAGATTCTTCTCGTTGGTTGATTTTCCCCTGTTTCTTGCTGGTTTTGTTTCTGAGATTCTTTGGCCGTTTTTTCTAAGGCATAAAATAATATAAGGCCAAGCATTGCGAGTAAGTAGGCATGATGTTCTAGATAAGAAAGCAAAAAGCCATGATGCTCTATTAGCTCTTGATGTTCCTTTAATTCAGGCAGGATATGAATAAATACATACCCAACAGAAACACCACCACCTAACGAAAGGAACCGACTTCTCGGAATGATTTGGATAAAGCGCATATTCTTAGCGAAGATATGCATACTTGCAAGTATTATGGCAAAGGCAAACGCTGTGATCTGCATACAGACTCCTCCTCTGTCTGCCTTTTACCCTTTCTCGTAAGATCTATTCAGAATTTTTCAATTAGCTTAATAGACGAATTAGTTGTCCACACTAAATTCATTTATCTTTGAAATTACTCTTTTCAATACATCAATTGACTCTAGTGGGTCATCATTAAGCTCTAAACTATGGTTTCCGCCTTCTACTATCTGTAGTTTAAGCTGTTCGTTGTGTTTAAGTGTGGCCATCCGTTCTTCGATAAAGCAGCTATCTTGATCTCCAATAATACAAAATCCTCTATGTTCACTTTTGCGCATAGCATTGAATACATCGTCTCTTTGTAATAATGGAGTCAACCATACTACTTTTGCATTTTTAAATGTTTGGTTGTTTAATAAATAACTTAATGTTATGGTTCCAATTGATTTGGCAACTATGTAATAATTATCGTATTGGTTGGTTTCTGATGCCTCATTAATAGCAAGCTGAACATCTTTAGCAAAATCCTCTTCACTTAAATCTGCTAACTCTTGTCTATTATATGTATAGTTAACATGTAATACATCGAATCCTTTAGTGTAGAACAGACCTGTTGTATAGTGTAATAATGGTGCCTGTGTCGTGTACCCAGCTCCAGGTAAAACAACAACTAAATTATTCGTTTTTTCTTTTTGTTCTATTAGTCTAAATGGGATCATTTTATAGTCACTTTTATATTCCGACAACCCTATCACACCTTTAATGTTGAGTTAGTATTATGTTGAGTTAGTATTACTTTTCACCAGTCGCATTCAGGGTAACTTAATATTTTTTGATCTTAAATAACTCCGAATTTTTTTAGTGCATAGGCTATACCATCTTCGCTAGAATTAAGAGTCACAAAATCTGCTACCTTCTTCAAACTGTCAGTTCCATTCCCCATTGCAATGCCCAAACCTGCTAATTCCAGCATATCTATATCATTCTCACCATCGCCAAATGCAATAGCTTCAGATTTATCGATTTTAAAATATTCAAGGGTTTTGAAGATAGCTAATGATTTCGATATATCTTCTTGTAGAACATTTAATATAAAAGGATGCCATCTTCTAAAAGAAAGATGAGGAAATTTGTGAATATATTTTTCAAGCATTTCATCGTCCGCAAACAGACACATTAGATATATTTCATCATTATGAAAAAGTTGGTTAATCTCTGGATAATGATTTAATGATAAAGTTTCCTTTA carries:
- a CDS encoding sugar phosphate isomerase/epimerase family protein, which codes for MKVAIQLFTLRDSCNEDFVGTLRKVSELGYDGVEFAGHWGGLEARELKGILDELSLQAAGSHVPLHMLENELEDVIQYQKEINSRYITCPILPEDRRGGVSEYSQFAQRLNEIGKVCSDNGIQFSYHNHAFELEDLDGRQPLRILLDETDPKWVNAELDIYWLTKAGENPLEWINHYKGRVPLLHLKDMTNDSEQFFAELGTGVVDVLGAIEEGKQAGVDWFVVEQDQTKKSPFESVKISMDYLKSHHLL
- a CDS encoding ABC transporter substrate-binding protein, producing the protein MRKKWSVMLFALILSLFVTACGGGNQETSSEADGNSNEATSTGDTIVLDFWQIDSGEKEAVYQDAIERFEEKNPGVEVNMLRIPNDDYKQRMVVAMSGGNPPDVFTSWGGGWLKEFADAGQVLDLTNEDIDFDHFLEMALNNTTFDEKVYGLPLGLSQTLFFYNKEIFETHGLEEPETYDELLAIIDELDENDVIPITLTNQTKWPGAYYLMYFADRLGSEELFQSAFNRDGKGFDDANYVRAGEYIQELVDRNAFNPGFNGVPYDAGQGRQLLYSGQSAMMLMTNTLVVNVRSEAPEFEEKLGMFPFPTLPDGEGDPSNVGGATSPVWSAYSGTEHPELAIELMKELTTLETAEDYVNRTGSLSALIDVPTDDVFVQQFAEMAVEANDIHMPYDQTLPPVLAELHKDTTQELFGKTMTPQEAADLMEQKAKETLD
- a CDS encoding LacI family DNA-binding transcriptional regulator — protein: MKMRDVAKYSGVSVATVSRVLKGDSNVTQKTKEKVLKAVEELNYVPNTLARNLSKMQSKMIVVVIPNLSNAVFSSIYRGIQEVLKTEGYQVILVETYNGVDPSVIELIRNRTVEGAILLSAVMTEEEFNKKLKDLPIVLATDHMSENISTAPSVSIDNFLAAEKAVNYLANLGHKRIAYFGGIPDVLGARRRLKGYKNGLIQNGLEIDESLIFSGDWSLESGYQLANQLLLEKQLPTAIFAVSDNMAIGAIKALKEHGFQIPEDMSIIGFDDIEVAKYVTPSLTTIEQPTIEIGTHAAKMLLTIIKDKPLDQMHVVLNSHLVIRDSCKKVNRSL
- a CDS encoding nucleotide excision repair endonuclease, whose translation is MINITIPTPNVTITKQDNPELSNIYGFTDFHLIPRDKGGIFMFYNDKKELLFVGKARKLRQRIKKHFEDTVSPIKMHRDKVAKIDVCTIEDPVHREIYETFIINELKAKYNVDKVLFK
- a CDS encoding alpha/beta family hydrolase produces the protein MSEYKSDYKMIPFRLIEQKEKTNNLVVVLPGAGYTTQAPLLHYTTGLFYTKGFDVLHVNYTYNRQELADLSEEDFAKDVQLAINEASETNQYDNYYIVAKSIGTITLSYLLNNQTFKNAKVVWLTPLLQRDDVFNAMRKSEHRGFCIIGDQDSCFIEERMATLKHNEQLKLQIVEGGNHSLELNDDPLESIDVLKRVISKINEFSVDN
- a CDS encoding carbohydrate ABC transporter permease, with protein sequence MKTAVDTDVIMISPEQKKNKRKKGKTILLFVLPALLVYSIFILYPIIATFNYSMYNWNGVQAQKTFIGLENYFTLFSDSTFWQALQNNMLLVLVSVFVQIPLGLIMALVLFSPIMGKKFLNVIFFLPYLMSTVAIGLLWIFMYDPINGPVNQIVQLFGFNAIPWLADKNTAMIAILIVVIWQFSPFYMILFKAAMVGIPDELYEAASIDGANELQKFFYVTLPALIPTFVTSSILAIVGSLKAFDIFYIMTGGGPGGATEILGTYMYKQGFINFSMGYASTIAAVMFLIAFACVIIIQVIEYQRKKRGLFS
- a CDS encoding cold-shock protein, coding for MEQGTVKWFNAEKGFGFIEIEGGDDVFVHFSAIQGEGFKSLDEGQKVTFETEQGQRGLQAVNVNKA
- a CDS encoding Cof-type HAD-IIB family hydrolase; protein product: MDYKIVFLDIDGTITNHEDGSISSKTKEAIKALKHKGLKIVAATGRPLSMCNEIRELGIDTFITANGAYVKHDDKVLHKVQMDKNIVREVVEYAKAENHGLSFYSENFYMNGIKDDNILRALKETLSLNHYPEINQLFHNDEIYLMCLFADDEMLEKYIHKFPHLSFRRWHPFILNVLQEDISKSLAIFKTLEYFKIDKSEAIAFGDGENDIDMLELAGLGIAMGNGTDSLKKVADFVTLNSSEDGIAYALKKFGVI